A genome region from Clostridium sp. JN-9 includes the following:
- a CDS encoding WG repeat-containing protein: protein MSKVLLPVENKKKYGYKDNSGQVIIDSQFDYAEEFVHGKAIIAVGDKYGFINENGNIVIEPIYDDVYNFSEGLAVVELNGKKGFIDETGKIAIEEKYDEVNSFCEGMAAVQVGYKWGYINKNGETVVQPQFLDAEDFSEGIALVQLGGKLGYINKQGQFIIEPKFSYAGSFNEGIAVVAENKRYGFINSSGDFIIREKYSYAGDFNEGLALVEIRGKYGYINKQDELVIEPAYDWVDSFYNGYAAVSKNEKYGFIDKTGKEIVPVKYDNVDSISEGLISVEVDGKWGYLNNNLEFVIKPKFDDAHEFINGVAEAELHDKTVYINTKGEII, encoded by the coding sequence ATGAGTAAAGTATTATTACCAGTAGAAAATAAGAAAAAATATGGCTATAAGGATAACAGCGGGCAGGTTATAATTGATTCTCAATTTGACTATGCAGAAGAATTTGTACATGGAAAAGCAATTATTGCTGTTGGCGATAAATATGGATTTATCAATGAAAATGGGAATATAGTAATTGAACCTATATATGACGATGTTTATAATTTTTCAGAAGGATTAGCTGTTGTCGAGCTTAATGGTAAAAAGGGATTTATTGATGAAACTGGTAAAATAGCAATTGAAGAAAAATATGATGAAGTGAACAGTTTTTGTGAGGGCATGGCAGCAGTGCAGGTAGGTTATAAATGGGGATATATAAATAAAAATGGCGAAACTGTTGTTCAGCCGCAGTTTTTAGATGCTGAAGATTTCAGCGAAGGAATAGCTCTTGTTCAGCTTGGAGGAAAGCTTGGCTACATAAATAAACAGGGACAATTTATCATTGAGCCTAAATTCAGCTATGCAGGAAGCTTTAATGAAGGTATAGCAGTGGTGGCTGAAAATAAAAGATATGGATTCATAAACAGCAGCGGTGATTTTATAATAAGAGAAAAGTATTCCTATGCAGGTGACTTTAATGAAGGTTTAGCTTTAGTAGAAATCAGAGGCAAATATGGCTATATCAATAAACAGGATGAATTAGTAATTGAGCCTGCATATGACTGGGTGGACAGTTTTTATAATGGTTATGCAGCAGTTTCAAAAAACGAAAAATATGGATTTATAGATAAAACCGGTAAGGAAATTGTTCCAGTAAAATATGATAATGTGGATTCCATATCTGAAGGATTAATATCAGTGGAAGTGGACGGCAAATGGGGTTATTTAAACAATAATTTAGAATTTGTCATTAAGCCTAAGTTTGATGATGCGCATGAATTCATAAATGGTGTTGCTGAAGCAGAACTTCATGACAAAACAGTATATATAAATACAAAAGGGGAAATAATTTAA
- a CDS encoding sugar transferase → MHNKKLNGEEWAEINNLKSKRYFYDFVKRLFDFISSLIAIIILSPLFLIIGIIIKLDSKGTIFFSHNRLGRDGYVMKIYKFRTMVSDAEELLKQLPSEQKEEFERNFKLENDFRITNTGRFLRKSSLDELPQLFNILIGNMSVVGPRPIVEKELVKYGAYGDKLLSVKPGLTGNWQANGRSSTTYEERVNLDMDYIDHRSITLDLKIIFKTVAVVFKRQGAF, encoded by the coding sequence ATGCACAATAAAAAATTAAATGGTGAAGAATGGGCTGAAATAAACAACTTGAAATCAAAGAGATATTTTTATGATTTTGTAAAAAGACTTTTTGATTTTATAAGTTCTCTAATTGCCATAATAATTCTTTCACCACTTTTTTTAATTATTGGCATAATTATTAAACTTGATTCCAAGGGGACTATTTTTTTCTCACACAATAGATTAGGCAGGGACGGTTATGTAATGAAAATATACAAATTCAGAACAATGGTATCTGACGCAGAGGAGCTTTTAAAGCAGCTGCCCAGTGAGCAGAAAGAGGAATTTGAAAGAAATTTTAAGCTGGAAAATGATTTCAGAATAACAAACACAGGCAGGTTTTTAAGAAAATCAAGCTTAGATGAACTGCCCCAGCTTTTTAATATATTAATTGGAAACATGAGCGTAGTTGGTCCCAGACCTATAGTTGAAAAAGAGCTTGTAAAATACGGTGCTTATGGAGATAAACTTTTATCAGTTAAGCCGGGGCTTACTGGAAACTGGCAGGCTAACGGCCGAAGCAGTACCACCTATGAGGAAAGAGTGAATCTTGATATGGATTATATAGACCACAGAAGCATTACTTTGGATTTAAAAATTATTTTCAAAACTGTGGCGGTGGTATTCAAAAGACAAGGTGCATTCTAA
- a CDS encoding nucleotide sugar dehydrogenase codes for MCETNKICIFGQGFVGLPLSLSFALNGCSVIGVDSDEDLVSSIKSGITHHIEKFNNLPIDHILAEEIQSGRYCITSDGAGAVKKSNVIIVTVGINIKNNKCQMDCLQSACETIGKNIKQNHLIIIRSTVIPGTTEDFCIPILEKYSDMKAGQDFYVAYSSERIAEGKAFQEFAHMPTVVGAVNNESMERAVNVLSIVCKAEIIPASCIKTVETSKVFENVQRDVNIAMSQEFARFTEGLGIDIFEVIKLANTHKRVNLLTPGPGVGGYCIPNAYNYIAPKAEEMGVTMDLLKLSRNKNAAVPKFIVNKTEELLKLQGKALINSKIAVLGLAMKDYSNDDRTSPAVEICSLLINKGAHVASFDPLVSTEYTHKVNTQHEALKNADAVLILARQKEIKLNDFQQIIRLIDENAVFIDTKAVINQEEAKHYGIKVWRI; via the coding sequence ATGTGTGAAACAAATAAAATATGTATTTTCGGCCAGGGCTTTGTGGGGCTGCCGTTATCATTAAGCTTTGCATTAAACGGCTGTTCTGTTATAGGTGTGGATTCAGATGAAGATCTTGTAAGCAGTATAAAATCAGGTATAACTCATCATATTGAGAAGTTTAATAATCTGCCCATTGACCACATACTGGCTGAGGAAATACAAAGTGGGAGATACTGCATAACATCAGATGGTGCTGGTGCAGTAAAAAAAAGCAATGTAATAATAGTTACCGTTGGAATTAATATAAAAAATAATAAATGCCAGATGGATTGTTTACAATCCGCATGTGAAACTATAGGAAAAAATATAAAGCAAAACCACCTGATAATAATTAGAAGTACTGTAATTCCTGGAACTACTGAGGATTTCTGCATACCAATTTTAGAAAAGTATTCAGATATGAAGGCAGGGCAGGATTTCTATGTGGCCTATTCTTCCGAGAGAATTGCAGAGGGTAAAGCCTTCCAGGAATTTGCCCATATGCCAACTGTGGTGGGAGCAGTTAATAATGAAAGCATGGAAAGGGCAGTAAATGTGCTTTCTATAGTATGTAAAGCAGAAATTATACCTGCCAGCTGTATAAAAACTGTGGAAACCTCAAAGGTTTTTGAAAATGTACAAAGAGATGTAAATATTGCCATGAGCCAGGAATTTGCAAGATTCACTGAAGGTCTTGGCATAGATATATTTGAAGTTATAAAGCTTGCTAACACCCATAAAAGAGTAAATCTATTAACACCTGGGCCAGGAGTTGGAGGCTACTGCATACCAAATGCCTATAATTATATAGCACCAAAGGCTGAAGAAATGGGAGTAACCATGGATTTATTAAAGCTTTCAAGAAATAAAAATGCAGCTGTGCCGAAATTTATTGTAAATAAAACAGAAGAACTATTGAAACTCCAAGGAAAGGCATTAATAAATTCAAAAATAGCGGTACTTGGTCTTGCTATGAAGGATTACTCTAATGACGACAGAACAAGCCCTGCAGTGGAAATATGCAGCTTATTAATTAATAAAGGCGCTCATGTAGCATCCTTTGATCCTTTGGTTTCCACTGAATATACTCATAAAGTAAATACCCAGCATGAAGCACTGAAAAACGCAGATGCAGTGCTGATACTGGCAAGGCAGAAGGAAATTAAATTAAATGACTTTCAGCAAATAATAAGGTTAATAGATGAAAACGCAGTGTTTATTGATACAAAAGCAGTTATAAATCAGGAAGAAGCTAAGCATTACGGTATAAAGGTTTGGAGAATATAA
- a CDS encoding LCP family protein: MFKKKSTKFKVIISIITVVLAFLVVGTSYIYMELNKVKKVEIPKTSKELNISPKAETYDNSITNIAFYGLDRRAKDEASRSDAIIIVSIDKQHKKIKLSSVMRDSYVNVEGHGMTKITHAYAYGGPQLAIKTLNQNFDLNIKDFVTVDFFDLEKIIDAVGGIDLNITNEELKYINSYITETSKIEKSDIPAITKAGVQHVNGRQAVAYTRIRYTAGGDFERTTRQRTVLTSLLNEIMKTSVSNLPNVVNNLAQYTETSLSSTEMIKMATSVAASGIHDIVQERFPVDGYCNALTKDGVWYLQLDLNATKDQLYKFIYEDIKPVPGTPKF, from the coding sequence ATGTTTAAGAAAAAAAGTACTAAATTTAAAGTTATTATATCTATTATAACAGTGGTTTTGGCATTTCTAGTAGTAGGAACATCTTATATTTATATGGAATTAAACAAAGTAAAAAAGGTGGAAATACCAAAGACCAGCAAAGAATTAAATATTAGTCCAAAGGCGGAAACTTACGATAACAGTATTACCAATATTGCCTTTTATGGACTAGATAGAAGGGCAAAGGATGAAGCATCCCGCTCCGATGCAATAATTATAGTTTCTATTGATAAGCAGCATAAAAAAATAAAATTGTCATCTGTTATGAGGGATTCATATGTAAATGTAGAAGGACACGGCATGACAAAGATCACTCATGCATATGCTTATGGAGGCCCTCAGCTTGCCATTAAGACATTGAATCAAAATTTTGACCTGAATATAAAGGACTTCGTCACAGTTGATTTCTTCGATTTGGAGAAAATAATTGATGCAGTAGGGGGCATAGATTTAAATATTACAAATGAAGAACTTAAATATATTAATTCATATATAACAGAAACATCCAAAATAGAAAAGTCAGATATACCTGCAATCACTAAAGCAGGCGTTCAGCATGTTAATGGTAGACAAGCGGTAGCTTATACAAGAATAAGATATACCGCAGGTGGTGATTTTGAAAGGACTACAAGACAGAGGACTGTTTTAACTTCATTATTAAATGAAATAATGAAGACAAGTGTTTCAAATCTTCCTAATGTGGTAAATAATTTAGCTCAATATACAGAAACAAGCTTATCTTCAACTGAAATGATTAAAATGGCAACTTCGGTGGCTGCATCAGGCATCCATGATATTGTTCAGGAAAGATTTCCTGTGGATGGTTATTGCAATGCATTGACTAAAGACGGAGTATGGTATTTACAACTAGATTTAAATGCCACAAAGGATCAGCTTTATAAATTTATTTATGAAGATATTAAACCTGTACCTGGAACACCTAAGTTTTAA
- a CDS encoding Wzz/FepE/Etk N-terminal domain-containing protein: protein MNEEVTIDFRYLMQIIKKRILVIMVITLLSTAASAVLSFYVIKPVYEAEVSVVIGRDNHGKMDGTLNDNDVYMFQQLMKTYAEIARSNTVAEESASKIGGKVTAEYLSKHITVTPQQSTQILNIKASANDAKETYNIISSVSDSFISTAIKFTPGANIQLLNKPKLPTKPVKPDKRLNIAIAFFIGLLISIILAYILEYMDDTIKEEHDVEKYLKLPVIGTIPRNTDGE from the coding sequence ATGAATGAAGAAGTCACAATAGATTTTAGATATTTAATGCAGATAATTAAAAAAAGAATTTTAGTTATCATGGTTATCACACTGCTTAGTACAGCAGCATCAGCAGTACTGAGTTTTTATGTAATAAAGCCTGTCTATGAAGCAGAGGTAAGTGTGGTAATTGGAAGGGATAATCACGGCAAGATGGATGGCACCTTAAATGATAATGATGTGTATATGTTCCAGCAGCTAATGAAAACTTATGCAGAAATTGCCAGATCCAATACTGTAGCTGAGGAATCAGCATCTAAAATTGGTGGAAAAGTAACTGCTGAATATTTAAGCAAACATATCACAGTGACACCTCAGCAGAGCACGCAAATCTTAAACATTAAGGCATCAGCTAATGATGCAAAGGAAACCTATAACATTATAAGTTCTGTATCAGATTCATTTATTTCCACAGCAATAAAATTTACTCCAGGGGCAAATATTCAGCTTTTGAATAAACCCAAGCTGCCTACTAAGCCCGTGAAGCCGGATAAAAGATTAAACATAGCTATTGCCTTCTTTATTGGATTATTAATATCCATTATTTTAGCCTATATACTTGAGTACATGGATGACACCATAAAAGAGGAGCATGATGTGGAAAAATATTTAAAGCTTCCTGTAATTGGAACTATACCTAGGAACACTGATGGTGAATAA
- the cls gene encoding cardiolipin synthase, protein MRLFDIIWAILIINSIISVTVIVLERKKPEKTIAWLLVFVIMPPVGLFFYIFLGRNWKKHKLNENTNLHINELMYESLKQIRNPEYYPIIKLISRNSESPLFMDNSIEIFKDGVEKFAALKQELKKAQHHIHLEYYIVKSDEIGNEIKDILIRKANEGVQVRFIIDRVGSIKIKKSYIKELQDNGVEVVQYSYFLAPFLRDINTQINYRNHRKIVIIDGKVGFLGGINIGDEYLGRGKLGYWRDTHMMVKGDFVLGLQAVFLDDFANIKKANKEDFSYNNQFDKFFPETGNYDGKRMQIIQSGPDSEFPSIMQAELKMISMAKKNIFITTPYFVPSDCIINALKISKLGGARVCILFPEQYDHFLVHYASRTYLKDLASCGVEIYLYDAKSFLHAKSMSIDGELCTIGTANMDIRSHELNYEINGIVYDEETTKKLDSLFYEDIKNSTLINEEYFNKQPVWIKYLEAICRIFSSLL, encoded by the coding sequence TTGAGGTTATTTGATATAATATGGGCAATCTTAATAATAAATTCAATAATTTCAGTTACTGTAATTGTTCTTGAAAGGAAGAAGCCCGAGAAGACCATTGCATGGCTGTTAGTGTTTGTTATAATGCCGCCTGTGGGACTTTTTTTCTACATATTTTTGGGGCGAAACTGGAAGAAGCATAAATTAAATGAAAACACAAATCTTCATATTAATGAACTAATGTATGAATCCCTAAAGCAGATAAGAAATCCGGAATACTATCCTATAATAAAGTTAATTTCAAGAAATAGTGAGTCCCCTCTTTTTATGGACAATTCCATTGAAATATTTAAAGACGGCGTGGAAAAGTTTGCAGCACTAAAACAGGAACTGAAGAAGGCCCAGCATCATATTCATTTGGAATATTACATTGTTAAAAGCGATGAAATAGGAAATGAAATAAAGGATATTCTAATTAGGAAAGCAAATGAAGGTGTACAAGTCAGATTCATAATAGACAGAGTTGGTTCAATTAAAATAAAAAAGTCTTACATAAAGGAACTTCAGGATAATGGAGTGGAGGTAGTTCAATATTCATATTTTTTAGCTCCCTTTCTGAGAGATATTAATACACAGATAAACTATAGAAATCATAGAAAAATTGTCATCATAGATGGAAAAGTAGGCTTTCTTGGCGGAATAAATATTGGAGATGAATATTTAGGCCGTGGAAAGCTTGGATACTGGAGAGACACCCATATGATGGTAAAAGGGGACTTTGTGCTTGGCCTCCAGGCAGTTTTTTTAGATGATTTTGCAAATATAAAGAAGGCAAACAAAGAGGACTTCTCATATAATAATCAATTTGATAAGTTCTTTCCTGAAACAGGAAACTACGATGGAAAAAGGATGCAGATTATTCAAAGCGGCCCTGATTCTGAATTCCCATCAATAATGCAGGCTGAATTAAAAATGATATCCATGGCAAAGAAAAATATTTTTATTACCACTCCTTATTTTGTGCCCAGCGACTGCATAATAAATGCATTAAAAATATCAAAGCTTGGGGGTGCAAGGGTATGCATATTATTTCCCGAGCAATATGACCATTTTCTGGTACATTATGCTTCAAGGACATACCTAAAAGACCTGGCCTCCTGTGGAGTTGAAATCTATCTTTACGATGCTAAATCATTTTTGCATGCCAAATCTATGAGCATAGATGGAGAACTCTGTACCATTGGCACTGCTAACATGGACATAAGAAGCCATGAGCTGAATTATGAAATCAATGGGATAGTTTATGATGAGGAAACAACTAAAAAATTAGACTCTCTTTTTTATGAAGATATTAAAAACAGCACACTGATTAATGAAGAATACTTTAATAAGCAGCCTGTCTGGATTAAATATTTGGAAGCTATTTGCAGAATATTTTCATCCCTGCTGTAA
- a CDS encoding CpsD/CapB family tyrosine-protein kinase codes for MVKSSIITIDEPNSPTAERYKTLRTNLQFYSIDSKLQTIMITSAEPDEGKSTVASNLASVMAQSGKRTLLIDCDFRKPSIHRIFGISNFGGLSNALVEEINIYKAIQVSKIENLYILTSGVKPPNPSELLSSDKLNHFIYSLRDSFDYIILDTPPVGVVTDAQIISRFADGCVLVICSGKTSRDEAVKAKQLLLKVNAKIIGVVLNKVKVTIKNKDAYYNYYYDSTRRNKKE; via the coding sequence ATGGTAAAAAGTTCAATTATAACAATAGATGAACCCAATTCTCCTACAGCGGAAAGGTATAAAACACTTAGAACAAATTTACAGTTTTATTCTATTGATTCTAAACTGCAGACAATTATGATAACTTCAGCTGAGCCTGATGAAGGGAAATCCACAGTGGCATCAAACCTGGCCTCTGTAATGGCTCAAAGCGGTAAAAGGACACTTCTTATAGACTGCGACTTTAGAAAGCCCAGCATTCATAGAATATTTGGGATATCAAACTTTGGAGGGTTGTCCAATGCTCTTGTGGAAGAAATAAACATTTACAAGGCCATACAGGTAAGTAAAATTGAAAATCTTTATATTTTAACCTCAGGAGTAAAACCGCCTAACCCATCCGAACTTTTATCCTCTGATAAATTAAATCATTTTATATACTCCTTAAGGGATTCTTTTGACTACATTATACTAGATACACCTCCTGTGGGCGTGGTAACAGATGCTCAGATAATATCCAGATTTGCAGATGGATGTGTTTTAGTTATATGTTCGGGAAAAACCTCAAGGGATGAGGCTGTAAAGGCAAAGCAGCTTCTGCTGAAGGTAAATGCCAAGATTATAGGCGTGGTTTTAAACAAAGTTAAAGTAACAATAAAAAATAAGGATGCATATTATAACTATTATTATGATAGTACAAGGCGAAATAAAAAGGAATAA
- a CDS encoding transposase: MNKSYLKQMLTYINKVYDIGEKINTLEDKKIKSLVKISTITFVVLFGFMLQIRSFNRLEHWLKKGKFKKVLPKNTKMIHIDAVRRCLSDFDLNGLKNIHDSIIRTTIKNKIFRNGTIDGLKVVAVDGVELFESAKKFCDKCLSRKNKDGTTRHFHRSVVCTTVGSDPHVILGQEMLEPKKDSSNKDEGEITGGIRLIKKLYRKYHHFADIIVADALYCKSTWIKEVLSIGMNAVVRVKDERLLIVKDALALFKRREADKKWIVKQGSKDYTKIKAWDEDNFEISDPTIKVRFIRFIEEIHTGDKVEIKEGWIITTDKFASVETLWKIMHKRWDIENNAFHQLKTEWHLDHCFLHSPTGVETVLMFIIIAFNLMQLYFFRCIRGFRKKRMLQIDIIEDIKDERFTIDDNWNNPIFKKT, from the coding sequence ATGAATAAAAGTTATTTAAAACAAATGCTCACCTATATTAATAAAGTATACGATATAGGTGAAAAAATCAATACCTTAGAGGATAAAAAGATAAAATCTCTAGTAAAAATTTCAACAATCACCTTTGTAGTTTTGTTTGGATTTATGCTTCAAATAAGAAGTTTCAACAGGTTAGAGCATTGGCTTAAAAAAGGTAAATTTAAAAAAGTATTACCTAAAAACACTAAAATGATTCACATTGATGCCGTTAGGCGCTGCTTAAGTGATTTTGATTTGAATGGTTTGAAAAATATTCATGATAGTATAATTAGAACTACGATAAAAAATAAGATATTTAGAAATGGTACCATAGATGGCTTAAAGGTAGTTGCTGTAGATGGTGTAGAATTATTTGAAAGTGCTAAAAAATTTTGTGACAAATGTCTTTCACGAAAGAATAAGGATGGCACTACTCGTCATTTCCACAGATCTGTAGTTTGTACTACCGTAGGTTCGGATCCCCATGTTATTTTAGGACAAGAAATGCTTGAACCTAAGAAAGATAGTTCGAATAAAGATGAAGGTGAAATCACCGGAGGTATAAGATTAATAAAAAAATTATATCGTAAATATCACCATTTTGCCGATATTATAGTAGCTGATGCTTTATATTGTAAATCTACTTGGATAAAAGAAGTCCTTTCAATAGGAATGAATGCAGTAGTAAGAGTTAAAGATGAGCGTCTTCTCATTGTAAAGGATGCATTAGCTCTATTTAAGCGCCGTGAGGCTGATAAGAAATGGATTGTAAAGCAGGGAAGTAAAGACTATACCAAAATTAAAGCTTGGGATGAAGATAATTTTGAAATATCAGATCCGACTATCAAAGTTAGATTTATAAGGTTTATAGAAGAAATTCATACTGGAGATAAGGTAGAAATTAAAGAAGGCTGGATTATAACAACAGACAAATTTGCCTCAGTAGAAACCTTGTGGAAGATAATGCACAAGAGGTGGGATATAGAAAATAATGCCTTTCATCAGCTTAAAACAGAATGGCATTTAGATCATTGCTTTCTTCATAGCCCTACGGGCGTAGAGACAGTACTGATGTTTATAATTATAGCGTTTAATCTGATGCAGTTATATTTTTTTAGATGTATCAGAGGTTTTAGAAAGAAACGGATGCTTCAAATAGATATTATTGAAGATATAAAAGATGAAAGATTTACTATAGATGACAACTGGAATAATCCAATATTTAAAAAGACTTAA
- a CDS encoding transposase, whose protein sequence is MDKEKQLTLLKQENPKSEKTEKTKRCRKPRTWYPNAMYHITSRGNRKSDIFREKEDYEIYLKILKKSIKDLDNQYEILSYCLMTNHVHLQIKTKDTHIKNLMMRLNKLYADYFNNKYKLVGHLFQSRYGSEIIEDDRYLLEVSRYIHLNPVKANLVKAPQEYVWSSYHSYINHVKQSFVNSSLVLIYFNNNYERSYKEFVEQVM, encoded by the coding sequence ATGGATAAGGAAAAGCAACTTACTTTATTAAAACAAGAAAACCCAAAATCTGAAAAAACCGAAAAAACAAAACGATGCCGAAAACCAAGAACTTGGTATCCAAATGCAATGTATCACATTACCTCCAGAGGAAACAGGAAAAGTGATATTTTTAGAGAGAAAGAAGACTATGAGATCTATTTGAAAATCCTGAAAAAGTCTATTAAGGATTTGGATAATCAATACGAAATATTAAGCTATTGTTTGATGACAAATCATGTACATCTTCAAATAAAAACAAAGGATACTCATATTAAGAACTTAATGATGAGATTAAATAAGTTATATGCAGATTATTTTAATAATAAATATAAACTTGTGGGACATTTATTTCAATCCAGGTATGGTTCTGAGATAATTGAAGATGATAGATATCTACTGGAAGTCAGCAGATATATACATTTGAATCCTGTGAAGGCTAATTTGGTTAAAGCACCACAGGAGTATGTTTGGAGCAGCTATCATTCGTATATTAATCATGTAAAGCAAAGCTTTGTTAATAGCAGTTTAGTATTAATATATTTCAACAATAATTATGAAAGATCCTATAAAGAATTTGTTGAACAGGTAATGTAG
- a CDS encoding SEC-C metal-binding domain-containing protein has protein sequence MERNEKSNIIKPRPKLGRNDLCYCGSGKKYKNCCMKKDQEKERIENLLSQYETVSDKYFTAKEYIKLSGYPITKFDFFLLEILNMTGSILYKYNKTSNDKTEEIIKNLYKYSKDFYKECLNCKNNCIDNSLKNADFKSLTDDGFDINELPENLQEPTRMNLFYIEFANGLATALMDQLSKEIENETANEISETLYWTIIDYVSDNCYDHCNNECLLEHDKNAYCKFCTFGSKKLPCPKEGNISYETIKASYEDIE, from the coding sequence ATGGAAAGAAATGAAAAATCTAATATTATTAAACCAAGACCTAAACTAGGCAGAAATGATTTATGCTACTGTGGCAGCGGCAAGAAGTATAAAAATTGCTGCATGAAAAAGGATCAGGAAAAAGAGCGAATAGAAAATTTATTAAGCCAGTACGAAACTGTATCAGATAAATATTTTACTGCTAAAGAGTATATTAAATTATCTGGATATCCAATAACAAAGTTTGATTTCTTTTTATTAGAGATATTAAACATGACAGGAAGTATTTTATACAAATATAACAAAACAAGCAACGATAAAACAGAGGAAATAATTAAAAATTTATATAAATATTCAAAAGATTTTTATAAAGAATGTCTCAATTGTAAAAATAATTGTATCGATAATTCATTAAAAAATGCTGATTTTAAGTCCTTAACAGATGATGGCTTTGATATAAATGAACTTCCTGAGAACTTACAAGAACCTACAAGAATGAACTTATTTTATATTGAATTTGCAAATGGACTTGCCACCGCTTTGATGGATCAATTAAGTAAAGAAATAGAGAATGAAACAGCAAACGAAATATCTGAAACTTTATATTGGACAATAATTGATTATGTTTCTGATAATTGTTATGACCATTGCAATAATGAATGCTTGTTAGAGCATGATAAAAATGCTTACTGTAAGTTTTGCACATTTGGAAGCAAAAAGTTACCTTGCCCTAAAGAAGGGAACATTTCCTATGAAACAATTAAAGCAAGTTATGAGGATATTGAATAA
- the ispD gene encoding 2-C-methyl-D-erythritol 4-phosphate cytidylyltransferase gives MNIAVILAGGIGSRMGDIDKPKQYLDVYGKPLIVYTLEAFNKNCNVDYIAVVCKEQWKEDIHNWIREYKLNKVRWIFEGGETRQESSYHALKSLKEYCSDDDIVLIHDAARPLVSQRIISENIELAKKYYAVNTVIPANDTIIRSLDNFTTYNVPVRSEMFLVQTPQSFRYSVILDAINKAAADNFTNSTDDCQLVFRLGKPVHLVQGDKLNFKITTIEDIALLKAYIKMEEHK, from the coding sequence ATGAATATAGCAGTAATTTTGGCTGGTGGAATAGGATCGAGAATGGGAGATATTGATAAACCAAAGCAATACTTGGATGTTTACGGGAAGCCGTTAATTGTCTATACCTTAGAAGCATTTAATAAAAATTGTAATGTGGACTATATTGCCGTGGTATGCAAAGAACAGTGGAAAGAAGACATCCACAATTGGATTCGGGAATACAAATTGAATAAAGTAAGATGGATTTTTGAAGGGGGAGAGACCAGGCAGGAATCCTCTTATCATGCATTAAAATCACTTAAGGAATACTGTAGTGATGATGATATTGTATTAATTCATGATGCAGCAAGGCCTTTAGTAAGTCAGAGGATTATCTCCGAAAATATAGAGCTTGCAAAAAAATATTATGCTGTAAACACAGTAATACCTGCAAATGATACCATAATAAGAAGCTTGGACAATTTTACTACCTATAATGTTCCTGTAAGAAGCGAAATGTTTCTGGTGCAGACTCCTCAAAGCTTCAGATACTCTGTTATTTTAGATGCAATAAACAAAGCTGCAGCTGACAACTTTACAAATTCCACTGATGACTGTCAGCTGGTTTTCAGGCTAGGCAAACCAGTTCATTTAGTGCAGGGGGATAAATTGAATTTTAAAATAACTACCATTGAAGATATAGCACTATTAAAGGCATATATAAAAATGGAGGAACATAAATAG
- a CDS encoding single-stranded DNA-binding protein produces the protein MNKIVLVGRLVKDPIKKVIEESGSVVTRFIIAAERPYRKQDGNKEADFIPVAVWGKKAEIIAQYAQKGNMITVSGRLETRNFTDKEGVRKFISEVVADDFQFLSFPKKPEEASVNE, from the coding sequence ATGAATAAGATTGTTTTGGTGGGAAGATTGGTTAAAGATCCCATAAAAAAGGTTATCGAGGAATCAGGAAGCGTTGTTACCAGATTTATCATTGCAGCAGAAAGGCCTTACAGAAAACAAGATGGAAATAAGGAAGCTGATTTTATTCCCGTAGCTGTATGGGGGAAAAAAGCTGAAATAATTGCCCAATATGCTCAAAAGGGTAATATGATTACAGTAAGCGGCAGACTGGAAACCAGAAATTTCACTGACAAAGAAGGAGTAAGAAAGTTTATCTCTGAAGTAGTTGCTGATGATTTCCAATTTCTAAGTTTCCCTAAAAAACCAGAGGAAGCATCTGTCAATGAATAA